Proteins encoded by one window of Winogradskyella sp. PG-2:
- a CDS encoding DUF4199 domain-containing protein: protein MEHQKPSIKPIAYNYGLYSALLSIAGLVILYVLNLENNWILSVVSTIITIVIYYYGISTYKKLNTNVLSIKDGLKTGMGIALIGGLISAIYAAIHYRFIQPEFLEGKREEALDTMMAQNPNMEGEALEMSMKILDITTSEFFIATMMIIGSLVFGFIISLIISAIIKN from the coding sequence ATGGAACATCAAAAACCATCTATTAAGCCTATTGCATACAATTATGGGCTTTATTCAGCTTTATTATCAATAGCTGGACTTGTAATACTTTACGTTTTAAATTTAGAAAATAATTGGATACTAAGTGTAGTAAGTACAATAATAACCATTGTAATTTATTATTATGGAATTAGCACTTACAAAAAACTAAATACTAACGTATTAAGCATTAAAGATGGCTTAAAAACAGGAATGGGAATTGCTTTAATTGGTGGATTAATTTCTGCCATTTATGCTGCAATACACTATAGATTTATTCAACCAGAATTTTTAGAAGGCAAAAGAGAAGAAGCTTTGGATACAATGATGGCTCAAAACCCAAATATGGAAGGTGAAGCATTAGAAATGAGTATGAAAATACTTGATATTACTACCTCGGAATTCTTTATAGCCACTATGATGATAATTGGAAGTTTAGTTTTTGGATTTATAATATCACTTATAATCAGTGCAATTATTAAAAACTGA
- a CDS encoding glycosyltransferase family 2 protein translates to MNISVVIPLLNEEGSLKELHDWIVSVMLSNQFSYEILFIDDGSTDNSWQVISGLSDINPNVKGLRFLKNFGKSQALHAGFAKAEGDVVITMDADLQDNPEEIPGLYTMITKDNFDLVSGWKKKRFDSVISKNLPSKLFNWAARRTSGVKLNDFNCGLKAYSNQVIKHIDVYGEMHRYIPVLAKNAGFINIGEKVVQHQARKYGKTKFGMNRFINGFLDLITISFISRFGRRPMHLFGSLGVIMFVIGFGFAFYLGLDKLFFNPTGRLITERPQFYIALSTMIIGSQFFIAGFLGELILRSKRQQQRYFIKENINLS, encoded by the coding sequence ATGAATATATCAGTAGTTATACCGCTACTTAACGAAGAAGGCTCTTTAAAAGAATTACACGATTGGATAGTATCAGTGATGCTATCCAATCAGTTTTCTTATGAAATTCTGTTTATTGATGATGGTAGTACTGATAATTCTTGGCAAGTTATCTCAGGACTTTCTGATATTAACCCAAATGTAAAAGGTTTAAGATTTTTAAAAAACTTTGGAAAATCTCAAGCTTTACATGCAGGTTTTGCAAAAGCTGAAGGTGATGTTGTAATTACAATGGATGCCGATTTGCAAGATAATCCAGAAGAAATCCCTGGATTATACACAATGATTACTAAAGATAATTTTGATCTTGTTTCTGGGTGGAAAAAGAAACGTTTCGACTCTGTAATCTCAAAAAATTTACCTTCAAAATTATTTAACTGGGCAGCAAGAAGAACTTCTGGTGTAAAATTAAATGATTTTAACTGTGGATTAAAAGCTTACTCAAACCAGGTTATAAAACACATTGATGTTTATGGGGAAATGCATCGTTATATTCCTGTATTAGCTAAAAATGCTGGTTTCATAAATATTGGTGAAAAAGTAGTGCAACATCAAGCACGTAAATACGGTAAAACTAAATTTGGTATGAATCGCTTTATTAATGGTTTCTTAGACCTAATCACAATTTCATTTATTTCACGCTTTGGACGACGTCCAATGCACCTCTTCGGATCACTTGGAGTAATTATGTTTGTAATAGGTTTTGGATTTGCATTCTATCTAGGTTTAGATAAGTTGTTTTTTAATCCAACTGGTCGATTGATTACTGAACGTCCACAATTTTATATTGCATTATCTACAATGATTATTGGATCACAATTCTTTATTGCTGGTTTTTTAGGCGAACTTATTTTACGTTCCAAACGTCAACAGCAGCGCTATTTTATTAAGGAAAATATTAATTTGTCTTAA
- a CDS encoding ABC transporter ATP-binding protein, with the protein MNYFKQILRFAIPYKKYAILNIIANIFYALFSGLSFMVLMPLLKVLFDKETDKLTEEPSYHGFTEAATYFNDYLNYHISQLADNDAAKALTFVIILILTVFFLKNIFNYLAMYFITFLRNGTLKDIRNELYDKTIELPLSYFSEKRKGDIMARLGTDVLEIQHSFLSILELLFREPLTIIFTILFMLTISVKLTLFVFIFIPISGFIISLIGKSLKRKSDKVQKEQGYFLSLLEESLGGLKVIKGFNMEAIFNRKFQGSTKRFFHFSNSLLNRTNLAKPTSEFLGIGVIGVLLWFGGRMVLVDGTLEGEQFLTFMGLAYNILTPAKAISKASYSVKKGNAAAERVLEILNTDSPLKDSPNAKTKDNFSSNIKLDNISFKYEDDLVLKNFSLTVPKGKSVALVGQSGSGKSTIANLVTRFYDVNEGAITIDNENIKGLTKHSLRSLTGLVTQDSILFNDSIKDNLLLGKEDATDEEIIEALKIANAWEFIKDLSEGINTNIGDSGGKLSGGQQQRICIARAVLNNPPIMILDEATSALDPESERLVQDALENMMKNRTSIVIAHRLSTIQNADLIVVMQKGEIAEQGTHNELISKNGVYKKLVDMQSFE; encoded by the coding sequence ATGAACTATTTTAAACAAATACTTCGCTTTGCGATACCATATAAGAAATACGCTATTTTAAATATAATTGCGAATATTTTTTATGCATTATTTTCCGGATTATCTTTTATGGTGCTTATGCCATTGTTAAAAGTTTTATTTGACAAGGAAACCGACAAGCTTACAGAAGAACCATCATATCATGGATTCACCGAAGCAGCGACATACTTCAATGATTATTTAAATTACCATATAAGTCAGCTCGCAGATAATGATGCTGCAAAAGCTTTAACCTTTGTAATTATCCTCATTCTCACTGTGTTTTTCCTCAAAAACATATTTAATTATTTAGCAATGTATTTTATTACATTTCTAAGAAATGGCACATTAAAAGATATTAGAAATGAGCTTTATGATAAAACTATAGAGTTGCCTCTTTCCTATTTTTCTGAAAAACGAAAAGGAGATATAATGGCAAGACTTGGTACAGATGTATTAGAAATTCAGCATTCATTTTTATCAATTTTAGAATTACTCTTTAGAGAACCATTAACTATTATTTTTACAATACTGTTTATGCTTACCATAAGTGTTAAGCTTACGCTTTTTGTATTCATATTTATACCTATTTCTGGGTTTATAATTTCATTAATTGGTAAAAGTTTAAAACGAAAGTCTGACAAAGTTCAAAAAGAACAAGGCTATTTTTTATCTCTACTAGAAGAATCTTTAGGAGGATTAAAAGTGATAAAAGGCTTTAATATGGAGGCTATTTTCAATAGAAAATTTCAAGGTTCTACTAAACGTTTTTTTCATTTTTCAAATTCTCTTCTCAATAGAACTAACTTAGCAAAACCTACGAGTGAGTTTCTAGGTATAGGAGTCATAGGTGTTTTGTTATGGTTTGGTGGTCGTATGGTACTTGTAGATGGAACTTTAGAAGGTGAGCAATTCTTAACATTCATGGGACTTGCATACAATATTTTAACACCAGCTAAAGCTATAAGTAAAGCAAGTTATAGTGTTAAAAAAGGAAATGCTGCTGCGGAACGAGTATTAGAAATTTTAAATACTGATTCACCTCTAAAAGATTCTCCTAATGCAAAAACTAAAGACAATTTCAGTTCTAATATTAAATTAGATAATATATCTTTTAAATATGAAGATGATTTGGTACTCAAAAATTTCTCTCTCACTGTTCCTAAAGGAAAAAGTGTTGCTTTAGTAGGACAATCTGGAAGTGGAAAAAGTACCATTGCAAATCTAGTAACACGTTTTTACGATGTTAACGAAGGTGCTATTACCATAGATAATGAAAATATAAAAGGGCTCACAAAGCATTCTTTACGTAGTTTAACAGGATTAGTAACTCAAGATTCAATACTTTTTAATGATAGCATAAAAGATAATCTTCTTTTAGGAAAAGAAGATGCAACTGATGAAGAAATAATTGAAGCTCTCAAAATAGCTAATGCATGGGAGTTTATAAAAGATCTTTCTGAAGGAATTAATACTAATATTGGTGATTCTGGTGGTAAATTATCTGGTGGACAACAACAGCGTATATGTATCGCGAGGGCAGTATTAAATAATCCTCCAATAATGATATTGGATGAAGCGACTTCTGCTTTAGATCCAGAAAGCGAACGTCTAGTGCAAGATGCCTTGGAGAATATGATGAAAAACAGAACTTCTATAGTTATAGCGCACAGATTATCTACGATTCAGAATGCAGATTTAATCGTAGTGATGCAAAAAGGAGAAATTGCTGAACAAGGAACACATAATGAGCTCATTTCAAAAAATGGTGTTTACAAAAAATTAGTAGACATGCAGAGCTTCGAATAG
- a CDS encoding WD40/YVTN/BNR-like repeat-containing protein, with protein sequence MRNLVFYILLLSLSACKDDYKRSADVSTVFIEPIVKDSLLSVRAIDYDKEYIYYGSSDHFGKRGLNKQFKINITELELDNSKAHYKNVLTYNDKPLHFRAIKAINGNLFAISIANPTRLYKLHLKSNKPKLVYEEINEKAFYDSIDFWNDKEGIAIGDPTDDCISIIITRDGGESWTKLLCKDLPKAKEGEAAFAASDTNICIVGDHTWVATGGKTSRVLYSPDKGNTWEVYSTPIIQGKETTGMYSIDFYDEDNGFAIGGDYTKSNDTLANKIRTKDGGKTWEIVANGKGPGYRSCVQYIPNRGGEELVAIGFKGIDYSNDSGNSWKHLSDEGFYTIRFLNDSIAYAAGRGQISKLIFR encoded by the coding sequence ATGAGAAACTTAGTGTTTTACATATTACTATTAAGCTTAAGTGCTTGTAAAGATGATTATAAAAGGTCTGCTGATGTATCAACGGTATTTATAGAACCAATTGTAAAAGATTCATTATTAAGTGTCCGAGCCATTGATTATGATAAAGAATATATTTATTATGGCAGCAGTGATCATTTTGGTAAAAGAGGATTAAATAAACAGTTTAAAATAAATATTACCGAATTAGAATTAGACAATAGTAAAGCGCACTATAAAAATGTTTTAACTTACAATGATAAGCCATTACATTTTAGAGCAATAAAAGCGATAAATGGAAATTTATTTGCCATTTCTATTGCAAATCCCACAAGATTATACAAATTACACCTTAAATCCAATAAGCCTAAACTGGTTTATGAAGAAATAAATGAAAAAGCTTTCTATGATTCCATAGATTTTTGGAATGATAAAGAAGGTATTGCTATTGGTGATCCAACAGATGATTGTATAAGTATTATTATTACTAGAGATGGAGGAGAGAGTTGGACAAAACTACTGTGTAAAGATTTACCAAAAGCTAAAGAAGGGGAAGCTGCCTTTGCAGCTAGTGATACTAATATTTGCATAGTTGGTGACCATACTTGGGTTGCTACTGGAGGCAAAACGAGTAGAGTTTTATATTCACCAGATAAAGGAAATACTTGGGAAGTTTATAGTACACCAATTATACAAGGCAAAGAGACTACAGGTATGTATTCCATAGATTTTTATGATGAAGACAATGGTTTTGCTATTGGAGGTGATTACACAAAATCTAATGATACTTTAGCTAATAAAATTAGAACTAAAGATGGTGGGAAAACTTGGGAAATTGTTGCTAATGGAAAAGGTCCTGGTTATAGAAGTTGTGTACAATACATACCTAATAGAGGAGGTGAAGAATTAGTTGCTATAGGTTTTAAAGGTATAGATTATAGTAATGATTCTGGTAATTCTTGGAAGCATCTAAGTGATGAAGGTTTTTATACAATTAGATTTTTAAATGATTCTATAGCTTACGCTGCTGGTAGAGGACAAATTAGTAAACTTATTTTTAGATAA
- a CDS encoding RNA polymerase sigma factor, with protein MNSETEFITRLQDPTSKEAAFRELLQLYKERLYWHIRKIVISHDDADDVLQNTFIKVYRSIDKFKGESKLFSWMYRIATNESITHINKNAKRIRITNEEHQTNAINKLTADVYFEGDAIQLKLQKAIATLPQKQQMVFNMKYFDDIKYKDMAEILDTSEGALKASYHIAVKKIEAILTSD; from the coding sequence TTGAATAGCGAAACAGAATTTATAACGCGATTACAAGATCCTACATCTAAAGAAGCCGCTTTTAGAGAACTCTTACAGCTCTACAAGGAGCGCTTGTATTGGCATATAAGAAAAATAGTAATTAGCCATGACGATGCGGATGATGTGCTTCAAAACACGTTTATAAAAGTCTATCGAAGTATTGATAAATTTAAAGGAGAAAGTAAATTATTTTCATGGATGTACCGCATTGCAACAAATGAATCCATTACCCATATTAATAAAAATGCTAAACGTATTCGTATTACAAATGAAGAACATCAAACGAATGCAATTAACAAATTAACTGCAGATGTTTATTTTGAAGGTGATGCCATTCAACTAAAATTACAAAAAGCCATTGCTACTTTACCTCAAAAGCAACAAATGGTATTTAATATGAAATATTTCGATGATATTAAATACAAAGACATGGCCGAAATTTTAGATACTAGTGAAGGTGCATTAAAAGCATCGTATCATATTGCGGTAAAAAAAATTGAAGCGATTTTAACCTCAGATTAA
- a CDS encoding type B 50S ribosomal protein L31 — translation MKVGIHPENYRVVAFKDMSNEDVFLTKSTADTSETIEVDGVEYPLVKLEISRTSHPYYTGKSKLVDTAGRIDKFKNKYAKFKK, via the coding sequence ATGAAAGTAGGAATACATCCAGAAAATTATAGAGTAGTAGCGTTTAAAGATATGTCTAATGAAGATGTATTTTTAACAAAATCTACAGCAGATACAAGTGAAACTATTGAGGTAGATGGTGTTGAGTATCCATTAGTAAAATTAGAAATTTCTAGAACATCTCATCCATATTACACCGGTAAATCTAAATTAGTAGATACAGCTGGTCGTATTGACAAGTTCAAAAACAAATACGCTAAGTTTAAGAAATAA
- a CDS encoding phospho-sugar mutase, translating into MIYIKPEILERVNAWLTPAFDKSTQDQIKHQIASDPKGLEESFYKDLEFGTGGMRGIMGLGTNRINKYTLGKNTQGLSNYLKQSFSNEQVKVAIAYDCRHNSQTFGKVVADVFSANGIQVYLFEDLRATPELSFALKHQGCHCGIVLTASHNPPEYNGYKVYWQDGGQLVPPQDGEIITEINRLDYSEIKFDANSDLIQYIGKDVDNVFIDNSVKNGSFNTSKEARENLNIVFTSLHGTSITAVPETLKRAGYTNVNIVEEQREPNGDFPTVVSPNPEEPEALKMAMALAEKVDGDIVIGTDPDCDRLGVVVRNLENELVILNGNQTMILMTDFLLKQWKNGNKINGNQFVASTIVSTPMMSVLAKAYHTECKIGLTGFKWIAKMIKDFPQLDFIGGGEESFGFMVGDFVRDKDAVTSTLLACEIAAQAKANDKTLYQALIDLYVEHGFFKERLISLTKKGIEGAQEIKQMMIDARENPLNEVNGSKVTKIEDYQLSISKDLENNSEKTIDIPKSNVLIYYTEDGSKIALRPSGTEPKIKFYISVNTKLDNVSDFAKTEQLLENRIDAILKGMKI; encoded by the coding sequence ATGATTTATATTAAACCTGAAATATTGGAGCGCGTAAATGCATGGTTAACTCCAGCCTTTGACAAAAGCACTCAAGATCAAATAAAACACCAAATCGCTTCTGACCCAAAGGGTTTAGAAGAAAGTTTTTATAAGGATTTAGAGTTTGGAACTGGTGGAATGAGAGGTATTATGGGTCTTGGCACTAACCGTATTAACAAATACACATTGGGCAAAAATACTCAAGGTTTAAGTAATTACTTAAAACAATCCTTCTCAAATGAGCAGGTAAAAGTTGCTATTGCCTATGATTGTAGACATAATAGCCAAACTTTTGGAAAAGTTGTTGCAGATGTATTTTCTGCTAATGGTATACAAGTTTATTTATTTGAAGATTTAAGAGCAACACCAGAGTTATCTTTTGCTTTAAAACACCAAGGTTGTCATTGTGGTATCGTACTTACAGCATCTCACAATCCACCAGAATATAACGGATATAAAGTATATTGGCAAGATGGTGGTCAATTAGTCCCTCCACAAGATGGGGAGATTATTACAGAAATTAATCGTTTAGATTATTCTGAAATTAAGTTTGATGCAAACTCAGATTTAATTCAATATATAGGAAAGGATGTTGATAATGTATTTATAGATAACTCAGTTAAAAATGGAAGCTTTAATACCTCAAAAGAAGCAAGAGAAAACTTAAATATTGTCTTTACATCACTACATGGAACATCTATAACAGCTGTACCCGAAACCCTAAAACGTGCTGGTTATACCAATGTTAATATTGTTGAAGAGCAACGTGAACCTAATGGAGATTTCCCAACAGTTGTATCTCCAAATCCTGAAGAACCAGAAGCACTTAAGATGGCTATGGCTCTTGCCGAAAAAGTAGATGGTGATATTGTAATTGGTACAGACCCGGATTGTGATCGTTTAGGTGTTGTAGTGCGTAATTTAGAAAATGAATTAGTCATTCTCAATGGTAATCAGACTATGATTTTAATGACTGACTTTCTATTAAAACAATGGAAAAATGGCAATAAAATTAATGGTAATCAATTCGTGGCCTCTACAATAGTTTCTACTCCAATGATGTCCGTTTTAGCTAAGGCGTACCATACAGAATGTAAAATTGGGTTAACTGGTTTTAAATGGATCGCTAAAATGATAAAAGACTTTCCTCAACTCGATTTTATAGGAGGAGGTGAAGAAAGTTTTGGATTTATGGTTGGTGATTTTGTACGCGATAAAGATGCTGTAACCTCAACACTTCTGGCTTGTGAAATTGCGGCCCAAGCTAAAGCGAATGACAAAACCTTATACCAGGCTTTAATTGATTTATATGTAGAACATGGTTTCTTTAAAGAACGTCTTATATCATTGACGAAAAAAGGAATTGAAGGTGCGCAAGAAATAAAACAGATGATGATTGACGCTAGAGAAAACCCATTAAATGAAGTTAATGGTTCTAAGGTTACAAAAATTGAAGATTATCAATTATCTATTTCAAAAGATTTAGAAAATAATTCTGAGAAAACTATTGATATTCCAAAATCTAACGTCTTAATATATTATACTGAAGATGGAAGTAAAATTGCTCTGAGACCAAGTGGAACTGAGCCTAAAATAAAATTTTATATCAGTGTAAACACAAAACTAGACAATGTGTCTGACTTTGCTAAAACGGAGCAGTTGTTGGAAAACAGAATTGATGCCATTTTAAAGGGCATGAAAATCTAA